A region from the Chloroflexota bacterium genome encodes:
- a CDS encoding ABC transporter permease: protein MTAQRRREAVELLDLPPELSPWTRARRRFMSHKLAVLGLAILLNMVLISVFAEFVAPYDPTRNHLHKLLAPPDSLNWLGTDRSGRDTFSRVVYGSRVSLSVGVVAVSIYLAIAFAIGASAGLAGGRVDNILMRFTDLIMTFPSFILIVIMAGILGPSIINVMVIIGIFGWPGLARLIRGQILVQRELDYVIASQALGGSLRHIIRRHVLPNVVGPVSVAITLGVAGAILAEAGLSFLGLGISEPAASWGTMISNARGIAFIDAAPALWLSPGLSIVLAVLAIYFVGDGLRDAFDVRGSGSGN from the coding sequence GTGACCGCGCAGCGACGCCGGGAGGCGGTCGAGCTCCTCGACCTTCCGCCCGAGCTCTCGCCCTGGACGCGGGCGCGCCGGCGCTTCATGTCGCACAAGCTGGCCGTGCTCGGGCTCGCCATTCTCCTGAATATGGTCCTGATCTCGGTTTTCGCGGAATTCGTGGCCCCCTACGATCCGACGCGGAACCACCTGCACAAGTTGCTGGCCCCGCCGGACTCCCTGAATTGGCTCGGAACCGACCGATCCGGTCGCGACACGTTCAGTCGCGTCGTATACGGATCCCGCGTCTCGCTCTCCGTGGGCGTTGTGGCGGTATCGATCTACTTGGCGATCGCGTTTGCCATTGGGGCAAGCGCAGGATTGGCAGGCGGTCGCGTCGACAACATCCTGATGCGTTTCACGGATCTCATCATGACCTTTCCCTCATTCATTCTCATCGTCATCATGGCCGGCATCCTCGGACCAAGCATCATCAACGTGATGGTGATCATCGGGATTTTCGGCTGGCCGGGACTGGCGCGTTTGATTCGCGGGCAGATCCTGGTCCAGCGCGAGCTGGACTACGTGATCGCCTCACAGGCGCTGGGCGGCAGCCTGCGGCACATCATCCGGCGCCATGTGCTGCCCAACGTCGTGGGTCCGGTGTCGGTGGCGATCACGCTCGGAGTCGCCGGGGCGATCCTGGCGGAGGCCGGACTGAGTTTCCTGGGTCTCGGCATTTCGGAGCCGGCGGCAAGCTGGGGGACGATGATCAGCAACGCCCGCGGGATCGCGTTCATCGACGCCGCGCCGGCTCTGTGGCTGTCGCCCGGCCTCTCGATTGTCCTGGCGGTGCTGGCGATCTATTTCGTTGGGGACGGGCTGCGGGACGCGTTTGACGTGCGCGGCAGCGGGTCGGGGAACTAG
- a CDS encoding tartrate dehydrogenase yields MSTHRIALLPGDGIGVDVVREGQLVLDTLAQTTGAMRWDMQEFPWSCDYYLEHGQYMPDDALDILDGFDAILYGACGLPDVVPDEISQHQGVLRVRQGFELYVNLRPARLLPGLPTPLAGKGPGDFDLLCVRENSEGEYAGCGGRVHQGSSYEVALQTTVFTREGVERIIRYAFEMTQRLGRRHVTNVTKSNALQFAPVFWDEVFEEVAADYPGITTDRNLVDAAAARMVSSPETFDVLVASNLFGDILSDIGGALMGSLGVPASANINPEGAHPPMFEPVHGSAPDIAGQGIASPIATIWATSMMVEHLGHPEEAELVMGALGDVTASGVLTPDLGGDATTAECGAAVRDALRARAVSAAA; encoded by the coding sequence ATGAGCACGCACCGCATCGCCCTGCTTCCCGGTGACGGCATCGGCGTCGACGTGGTCCGCGAAGGGCAACTCGTCCTCGACACGCTGGCCCAGACCACCGGAGCCATGCGGTGGGACATGCAAGAGTTCCCCTGGAGCTGCGACTACTACCTGGAGCACGGCCAGTACATGCCGGACGACGCGCTCGACATTCTGGACGGCTTCGACGCCATCCTGTACGGGGCCTGCGGGCTACCGGATGTGGTGCCGGACGAGATTTCCCAGCACCAGGGGGTGCTGCGGGTTCGGCAAGGGTTCGAGCTCTACGTCAACCTGCGTCCGGCGCGCCTGCTGCCCGGCCTGCCGACCCCGCTGGCGGGAAAGGGGCCAGGCGATTTCGACCTGCTGTGCGTGCGGGAAAACTCGGAGGGCGAATACGCGGGATGCGGCGGGCGCGTTCACCAGGGGTCGTCGTACGAGGTGGCGCTGCAAACCACGGTCTTCACCCGTGAGGGTGTGGAGCGCATCATTCGCTATGCGTTTGAGATGACCCAGCGTTTGGGGCGACGCCACGTGACCAACGTGACCAAGTCCAACGCGCTGCAGTTCGCGCCGGTGTTCTGGGACGAGGTTTTCGAGGAAGTGGCCGCCGACTATCCCGGCATCACCACCGACCGGAACCTGGTGGACGCGGCGGCGGCGCGGATGGTGAGCAGCCCGGAGACGTTTGACGTGCTGGTGGCCTCGAACCTCTTTGGCGACATTCTGTCGGACATCGGCGGCGCGCTGATGGGGAGCTTGGGCGTGCCGGCGAGCGCCAATATCAATCCCGAGGGCGCGCATCCGCCCATGTTCGAGCCGGTGCATGGGTCGGCGCCAGACATCGCGGGCCAGGGCATCGCGTCCCCGATCGCGACGATTTGGGCCACCTCGATGATGGTGGAGCACCTTGGCCATCCGGAGGAAGCCGAGCTGGTGATGGGCGCGCTGGGCGACGTGACGGCCTCCGGCGTGTTGACGCCGGATCTCGGCGGCGACGCCACCACCGCGGAGTGCGGCGCGGCGGTGCGGGACGCCTTGCGGGCTCGCGCGGTGTCGGCCGCGGCGTAG
- a CDS encoding Gfo/Idh/MocA family oxidoreductase, with translation MAAKYRVGIIGTGRSGGLIDDELPAGDQRKPYGHYGAYAAIPETEVVAVANRGTERLRRFCERFGVTNTYLDYREMIDRERLDIVSLTTPALTRAEPLIYAAEHGVRGIYSEKGLCASLAEADRIHSACTANGVAFNWGAMRRHDPVYTAMRDAIAAGDIGTPQIAVVYGYTDLIKHHPHTLDTASLLLGDPMPVWVEGRLVDPGDPFDPTPRKPPPTYDAEGHRYVAAEGQELGDPMVGFFRVGYDGGAEGYFIPRRGGQWDIEVHGDEGRAVMWDNGLHASVRICTGEYGDVREHTIRAIGESPPMLTIRNLIRELETGERTAGNIDVTMQSVEAQFGIAHSHLNGGARVSLPVADRTLYIPGG, from the coding sequence ATGGCTGCGAAATATCGCGTTGGGATCATCGGGACGGGCCGAAGCGGCGGACTGATCGACGACGAGCTGCCAGCGGGCGACCAGCGCAAACCTTACGGGCACTACGGCGCCTACGCGGCGATTCCCGAAACCGAGGTCGTGGCCGTGGCCAACCGCGGGACGGAGCGGCTGCGGCGATTCTGCGAGCGCTTCGGCGTGACGAATACCTACCTCGACTACCGGGAGATGATCGACAGAGAGCGCCTGGACATCGTGAGCCTGACGACGCCCGCGCTCACCCGCGCCGAGCCGCTGATCTACGCCGCCGAGCACGGCGTGCGGGGCATCTACAGCGAAAAAGGGCTGTGCGCCTCACTGGCCGAGGCCGACCGGATCCACAGCGCTTGCACAGCCAATGGCGTGGCGTTCAACTGGGGGGCGATGCGCCGCCATGATCCGGTGTATACGGCCATGCGGGACGCCATCGCCGCCGGTGATATCGGCACGCCGCAAATTGCCGTCGTGTACGGGTACACGGACCTCATCAAGCACCACCCGCACACGCTGGATACGGCGTCGCTGCTGTTAGGCGATCCAATGCCCGTGTGGGTTGAGGGCCGCCTGGTCGATCCCGGCGATCCCTTCGACCCCACGCCGCGGAAGCCACCGCCCACCTACGACGCGGAGGGGCATCGGTATGTGGCGGCGGAGGGCCAGGAGCTTGGCGACCCGATGGTCGGGTTCTTCCGAGTGGGGTACGACGGCGGCGCGGAGGGATATTTCATTCCCCGGCGGGGGGGGCAATGGGACATCGAGGTGCACGGCGACGAAGGACGGGCCGTGATGTGGGACAACGGACTCCACGCCTCCGTGCGCATTTGCACCGGCGAATACGGCGACGTGCGTGAGCACACCATTCGAGCAATTGGTGAGAGCCCGCCGATGCTCACGATCCGCAACCTCATCCGCGAGCTGGAAACCGGCGAGCGCACGGCCGGGAACATCGACGTCACCATGCAGTCGGTGGAAGCGCAGTTCGGCATCGCGCACTCGCATCTCAACGGCGGCGCGCGGGTATCCCTGCCCGTGGCCGACCGGACGCTCTACATCCCGGGTGGCTAG
- a CDS encoding RidA family protein — protein sequence MPNGNPSVHNPDGVHPPIGAYSHVAQAAGGRTLYLAGQVGLDADGSLTGDGGAHAQTLETFRNIGRLLESAGASWANVVQFTTYVVGRDAVQPFLDARREAFAKCYPEGAYPPNTLLIIPGLVREDLLVEITAIAVVD from the coding sequence ATGCCCAACGGCAACCCATCCGTCCACAACCCAGACGGCGTGCATCCACCCATCGGCGCCTATTCCCACGTGGCGCAGGCTGCGGGCGGCCGCACCCTTTACCTCGCGGGGCAAGTTGGACTCGACGCGGACGGAAGCCTCACCGGTGACGGCGGCGCGCATGCGCAAACGCTCGAAACGTTCCGCAACATCGGGCGACTGCTCGAGAGCGCCGGCGCGTCCTGGGCAAACGTCGTGCAGTTCACCACCTACGTCGTCGGACGCGACGCCGTTCAACCCTTCCTGGACGCGCGACGCGAGGCCTTCGCCAAGTGCTACCCCGAGGGCGCCTACCCGCCCAACACGCTGCTGATCATTCCGGGACTCGTGCGCGAAGACTTGCTGGTCGAGATAACCGCCATCGCGGTGGTCGACTAA
- a CDS encoding pentapeptide repeat-containing protein, with translation MGTILRAVVATLLVAGAGALVTLAVVLTLSRNAMVVNGCAIQSAFAESWLREPTLCPGVDLRGADLAGVHLQKADLAGANLSGADLRGANLRLAILVDADLSEARLDGADLTGIAAHRSRFVGASLAGAQMVWAELRDATLTDVHMAGVEARSIQLQGVTAARAVVTDANLTRASFTNAKLPGADFTGSVLANARLFGSDFRGATLTRANLTQATIRDAALSQVRLDGARLYGAEITRTDLTGADLSEANLRFVDFTESNLSGYATVGRSADLRGSDLLAATLDRADLSHATLAGTYLYGAGLRGTNLRHADFTGATLHFADLPNADLSFAKLSRADLGRALLAGASLRGAILTNADLRAANLSGADLTDASLAGVDLAGANLDRAILPKGFVLPDAAATPGTAAR, from the coding sequence ATGGGAACTATCCTTCGCGCCGTCGTCGCGACGCTGCTTGTTGCCGGCGCGGGTGCGCTGGTCACGTTGGCGGTCGTGCTCACCCTCAGTCGGAACGCCATGGTCGTCAACGGGTGCGCGATTCAGTCGGCATTTGCCGAGTCGTGGCTCCGGGAACCCACTCTCTGTCCCGGCGTTGACCTGCGCGGCGCCGATCTTGCCGGCGTGCATCTTCAGAAGGCGGATCTTGCTGGTGCGAATCTCTCCGGCGCGGACCTTCGGGGTGCGAACTTGCGGCTGGCGATTCTCGTCGATGCCGACCTAAGCGAGGCGCGGCTGGATGGGGCCGACCTGACCGGCATTGCGGCGCATCGCTCGCGCTTCGTCGGCGCGTCGCTTGCGGGCGCGCAGATGGTGTGGGCGGAGCTGCGGGACGCCACGCTCACCGACGTGCACATGGCGGGGGTCGAGGCGCGTTCGATCCAGCTGCAAGGTGTCACGGCCGCGAGAGCCGTCGTTACCGATGCGAACCTGACGCGGGCGTCGTTCACCAACGCCAAGCTGCCCGGCGCCGATTTCACAGGCTCGGTGCTGGCAAACGCGCGGCTGTTCGGCAGCGACTTTCGCGGCGCCACCCTCACCCGCGCGAACCTGACCCAGGCCACGATCCGCGACGCCGCCCTCTCCCAGGTTCGCCTCGACGGCGCCCGCCTTTACGGCGCCGAGATCACCCGCACCGACCTAACGGGCGCGGACCTCAGCGAGGCCAACCTGCGTTTCGTCGACTTCACCGAGTCCAACCTCTCCGGGTATGCCACGGTTGGGCGCAGCGCCGATCTCCGCGGGTCCGACTTGCTGGCGGCAACGCTCGACCGCGCCGACCTCTCCCACGCCACGCTGGCCGGCACGTATCTGTATGGCGCTGGGCTTCGCGGGACGAACCTGCGCCATGCGGACTTCACGGGCGCCACCTTGCACTTCGCCGATCTGCCCAATGCCGACTTGAGCTTCGCCAAGCTCAGCCGCGCGGATCTGGGACGGGCGCTGCTTGCCGGCGCCAGCTTGCGGGGCGCGATTCTGACGAATGCCGATCTCCGGGCCGCCAACCTCAGCGGCGCCGATCTGACCGACGCCTCGCTCGCCGGTGTGGACCTCGCTGGCGCCAATCTTGACCGCGCAATCCTCCCGAAAGGCTTTGTGTTGCCGGATGCAGCCGCGACTCCCGGAACCGCGGCGCGTTGA
- the tatB gene encoding Sec-independent protein translocase protein TatB, translating into MFGVGLEEFIAIIMVALIVLGPERLPIAMRHVGRWVRKLRDMSREFRREFAEEFAFIQEEMSELRKEADATRSELAEIRRELGQTVQETADEVKDIRNEVVSDVQGAVDAVSGRESSSTPALPPPDLTTENGAAANGESKGPRMPSFAPDAADAMALAISETFSANGVSASENGAVEAPEAPGPAATPDKPPARLEAFAPDIGEPERPPDLHPAAPVLPPPREALPEPPVPAAPAEPAASPEAAPSVGIGKVPEPGLRNQLGGFMRLIIMKALETDSAFREQAEEALRAQARADAVTAAEGDEDPDVLELVAAWVRQRRQLVGSEHITVRQKAPESAIVELFECPYGLKSGDAHPVCDVSNVYDAAFFEQFDMTAMYAARMSDGAAHCKLMVVTNERLKAVEQGEAEAGAEGEAAEAEELAPPAS; encoded by the coding sequence ATGTTCGGCGTCGGCCTCGAAGAATTCATCGCGATCATCATGGTCGCGCTCATCGTCCTGGGCCCCGAGCGGCTGCCCATCGCCATGCGCCACGTCGGTCGCTGGGTGCGGAAGCTGCGCGACATGTCGCGGGAGTTCCGACGCGAGTTCGCCGAAGAGTTCGCCTTTATCCAGGAGGAGATGAGCGAGCTGCGGAAGGAGGCGGACGCCACCCGCAGCGAGCTGGCGGAGATTCGCCGCGAGCTCGGCCAGACGGTCCAGGAGACCGCCGACGAGGTCAAGGACATTCGCAACGAGGTGGTCTCGGACGTGCAGGGCGCGGTGGACGCGGTAAGTGGACGGGAGTCGTCGTCGACGCCGGCCCTCCCGCCGCCGGACTTGACCACCGAAAACGGCGCGGCGGCGAACGGGGAATCCAAGGGACCGCGCATGCCGTCGTTCGCCCCGGACGCCGCGGACGCGATGGCGCTGGCCATATCGGAGACGTTTTCCGCCAACGGGGTCTCCGCGTCGGAGAACGGCGCCGTGGAAGCGCCGGAGGCGCCGGGGCCAGCGGCCACGCCCGACAAACCTCCAGCGCGGCTGGAGGCCTTTGCGCCGGACATCGGCGAGCCGGAACGGCCGCCCGACCTGCACCCGGCGGCGCCTGTGCTGCCGCCACCGCGGGAAGCCCTTCCCGAGCCGCCCGTGCCGGCGGCCCCGGCGGAGCCGGCAGCGTCGCCCGAAGCCGCGCCTTCGGTCGGCATCGGCAAGGTGCCCGAGCCCGGGCTCCGAAATCAGCTTGGCGGGTTCATGCGCCTGATCATCATGAAGGCGCTGGAGACTGATTCGGCGTTTCGCGAACAGGCGGAAGAGGCGCTGCGCGCGCAGGCGCGCGCCGACGCCGTGACCGCCGCCGAGGGCGACGAAGACCCCGACGTCCTGGAGCTGGTGGCCGCGTGGGTGCGTCAGCGGCGCCAACTGGTCGGCAGCGAGCACATCACGGTGCGACAGAAGGCGCCCGAGTCGGCCATTGTCGAGCTGTTCGAGTGTCCCTATGGACTCAAGTCGGGCGACGCGCACCCGGTGTGCGACGTGAGCAACGTCTACGACGCGGCCTTTTTCGAGCAATTCGACATGACGGCGATGTACGCGGCGCGCATGTCGGACGGCGCGGCGCACTGCAAGCTGATGGTGGTCACCAACGAACGCCTGAAGGCGGTGGAGCAGGGCGAGGCGGAAGCCGGGGCGGAGGGCGAAGCCGCTGAAGCCGAAGAACTGGCGCCGCCGGCAAGCTGA
- a CDS encoding ABC transporter substrate-binding protein, whose amino-acid sequence MRTAVSRRRLLQGTAAGLFGVAGTAVLAACGETQVVTKEVIKEVPVETVVTKEVIKEVAVETVVTQEVIKEVPVERVVTKEVIKEVMVTAAPAEEMVGPVSGGTITVGAGTPSTRFWNPYAQWGSEHHFINDYVWLQLWYGDQWGDDRLPALPGGWGQGAAQSWDEIEPSRVYDFHIHPDLVWHDGAPVVADDVVWSYQMAIDPAYGAKFADITYINIQGSQAWAENPTDNVEDSGGVVAIDNKTVRVSLSNPNPGWWGRPLKDRSIHLPPYPKHLYKDIDPATAFEGHPLAAAPVGNGALKAVRYVEGQFWELEANNDFAYGAPYIDRYIVRYGDRDANDAAMEAGELDHIRAGSVESFVRLGEQAHLQAFPQRSPFGSVIWLQRGSAIFKDTNISLLVEAMVLALDRDTVNATLDRGTRFKTDYVWAHVGLIADPPPGTYRELPYDPEASRELIAESGFDTSQTIRWIRWGDPGPRDLAFQEYFADVGLDVQFMRIDVAAVVEELYEARNWDLSMHNFGGFNTLEDGWQRMKCGWYYSQAGFNAADICDPVIDAMYEKAQQISDVAELQEAWFEIAKYIHARGTMVAGPVDYGTVRNIYHRRMQGPLWQQTYVQPVRSPVEKTWIDPRWDGKDFSG is encoded by the coding sequence ATGCGTACAGCGGTGTCGCGGCGGCGACTGCTGCAGGGCACGGCGGCCGGGTTGTTCGGAGTAGCCGGCACGGCTGTGCTTGCCGCGTGCGGCGAGACGCAGGTCGTGACCAAGGAAGTGATCAAGGAAGTCCCGGTCGAGACCGTGGTCACCAAGGAAGTGATCAAGGAAGTCGCGGTTGAGACGGTGGTGACCCAAGAGGTCATCAAGGAAGTCCCGGTCGAGCGGGTCGTGACCAAGGAAGTGATCAAGGAAGTCATGGTCACGGCAGCGCCCGCAGAAGAGATGGTGGGCCCTGTCAGCGGTGGCACGATCACCGTGGGGGCGGGCACCCCGTCCACGCGTTTCTGGAACCCCTATGCACAGTGGGGCAGCGAGCATCACTTCATCAACGACTATGTCTGGCTGCAACTGTGGTACGGCGACCAGTGGGGCGATGACCGGCTGCCGGCACTGCCTGGCGGCTGGGGCCAGGGGGCGGCGCAGAGCTGGGACGAGATCGAGCCCTCCCGCGTCTACGACTTTCACATCCATCCCGACCTCGTGTGGCACGACGGGGCGCCGGTGGTCGCCGACGACGTGGTGTGGAGCTACCAAATGGCCATTGACCCGGCCTATGGTGCGAAGTTCGCCGACATCACCTACATCAACATCCAGGGCTCACAGGCCTGGGCCGAGAACCCCACCGACAACGTGGAGGACTCCGGCGGGGTGGTCGCGATCGATAACAAGACGGTGCGGGTTTCGCTCTCGAATCCAAATCCGGGCTGGTGGGGGCGACCGCTCAAGGACCGCTCCATCCACCTCCCGCCGTACCCGAAGCACCTCTACAAAGACATTGACCCCGCCACGGCCTTCGAGGGGCACCCGCTGGCTGCAGCGCCCGTCGGGAACGGAGCGTTGAAGGCCGTGCGCTACGTCGAGGGCCAGTTCTGGGAACTCGAAGCCAACAACGACTTTGCGTATGGGGCGCCCTACATCGACCGCTACATCGTTCGCTACGGGGACCGCGATGCGAACGACGCTGCCATGGAGGCCGGCGAGCTGGACCACATCCGTGCGGGCAGCGTGGAGTCGTTCGTGCGCTTGGGCGAGCAAGCGCACCTGCAGGCCTTCCCCCAGCGCTCGCCGTTCGGCAGCGTCATCTGGCTGCAGCGGGGGTCCGCGATCTTCAAGGACACGAACATCTCGCTACTTGTGGAAGCCATGGTGTTGGCGCTCGACCGCGATACGGTCAACGCGACGCTCGACCGCGGCACACGCTTCAAGACCGACTACGTCTGGGCGCATGTGGGGCTAATTGCCGATCCGCCGCCCGGAACCTACCGGGAGCTCCCCTACGATCCGGAAGCGTCCCGGGAGCTCATCGCGGAGTCGGGCTTCGACACCAGCCAGACCATTCGCTGGATCAGATGGGGTGACCCGGGGCCGCGCGATCTGGCATTCCAGGAGTACTTTGCGGATGTTGGCCTCGACGTGCAGTTCATGCGCATCGACGTCGCGGCTGTTGTCGAGGAGCTCTACGAGGCCCGCAACTGGGACCTCAGCATGCACAACTTCGGCGGCTTCAACACCCTGGAAGACGGCTGGCAGCGCATGAAGTGCGGCTGGTACTACAGCCAGGCCGGCTTCAACGCCGCCGACATCTGCGACCCCGTCATCGACGCGATGTACGAAAAGGCGCAGCAGATTTCCGATGTGGCGGAGCTGCAGGAAGCGTGGTTCGAGATCGCCAAGTACATCCACGCGCGCGGCACCATGGTGGCCGGGCCGGTCGACTACGGCACCGTCCGCAACATCTACCACCGTCGCATGCAGGGCCCGCTCTGGCAGCAGACCTACGTGCAGCCGGTGCGGTCGCCCGTCGAGAAGACGTGGATCGACCCGCGCTGGGACGGCAAGGACTTCAGCGGGTAG
- a CDS encoding ABC transporter permease, with product MTQYITRRILISIPLLFGISIITFIIINMAPGDPLTALLDPEDQISLSVRDIEAMRRELGLDRPGPVRYVIWLKEALTGNLGFSYQTKRPVVEMVLDKLPVSLSLMGVALSLASSIGVIFGVISALKQYSVIDYSLSVVSFFMISIPQFFFALSGMLIFAVWLGWLPVFGMWTAGEDPELWDLARHAILPISALMLQDIAVYMRYTRASMLDTLSAEYVLTARAKGLSETLVLWKHVFRNALVPLVTILGLSLPALIGGALIIETIFSWPGVGALAYDALRQRDYPVQMAVLLMGATAVLAANLLTDVAYAWVDPRVRHS from the coding sequence ATGACGCAATACATCACCCGGCGGATTTTGATCTCAATCCCACTTTTATTTGGGATTTCTATCATTACGTTCATCATCATCAATATGGCTCCTGGGGATCCGCTCACCGCGCTCTTAGATCCAGAGGACCAAATCTCCCTCTCGGTACGAGACATTGAAGCGATGAGGCGCGAACTCGGTCTTGACCGGCCGGGCCCGGTGCGCTACGTAATCTGGCTGAAAGAAGCGCTGACCGGGAATCTGGGGTTCTCATATCAGACGAAGCGACCCGTGGTTGAGATGGTTCTTGACAAATTGCCAGTTTCCCTGAGCCTCATGGGGGTGGCCCTGTCTCTTGCCTCATCGATTGGGGTTATATTTGGCGTTATCTCAGCATTGAAGCAGTATTCAGTGATAGATTATTCGCTCTCGGTAGTCTCATTTTTTATGATCTCAATCCCACAATTCTTCTTTGCTCTCTCGGGCATGCTGATATTCGCGGTGTGGCTCGGGTGGCTGCCCGTATTCGGCATGTGGACGGCCGGCGAAGACCCCGAGCTGTGGGATCTCGCCCGCCATGCCATCCTGCCGATCTCGGCCCTGATGCTGCAGGACATTGCGGTGTACATGCGCTACACGCGGGCGTCGATGCTCGATACGCTCTCCGCCGAGTACGTGCTGACCGCGCGGGCCAAGGGGCTGAGCGAGACGCTCGTCCTTTGGAAGCACGTGTTTCGCAACGCGCTGGTGCCGCTGGTCACGATTCTGGGACTTTCGTTGCCGGCGCTCATCGGCGGCGCGCTCATCATCGAGACCATCTTCTCGTGGCCCGGCGTGGGCGCGCTGGCCTACGATGCGCTGCGGCAACGTGACTATCCGGTGCAGATGGCGGTGTTGCTGATGGGCGCCACAGCGGTCCTCGCCGCCAACCTGCTCACGGACGTGGCCTACGCCTGGGTCGATCCGCGCGTGCGTCACTCGTAA
- a CDS encoding aldo/keto reductase, which yields MDYRRLGRSGLEVSLVGVGCNQFGGRCDCKQTRAVVHAALDVGITLFDTSNSYGQNGRSEKFLGAALKGCRDDAVIATKFASPMGDGPMQVGGSRRHVMQAVEGSLRRLRTDYIDLYQMHRPDPNTPIEETLSALDLLVRQGKVRYIGHSNFAGWQIAAAAAAAERANVTPFLSAQNHYSLLDRSVEAEVIPACEAFGLSLLPYFPLASGLLSGKYRPGEAAPADTRLAEGSQADRWRTPANVAKTERLRAVADAGGRTLLELAMSWLARQPVIASVIAGASRPEHVRQNVETVGWAMSPDELDAIEAAVSDPSEA from the coding sequence ATGGACTACCGGAGGCTCGGTCGATCCGGGTTGGAAGTGTCGCTGGTGGGCGTTGGGTGCAATCAGTTCGGTGGACGGTGCGACTGCAAGCAGACGCGCGCCGTGGTCCACGCCGCCCTGGACGTGGGCATCACGCTGTTCGACACCAGCAACAGCTACGGCCAGAACGGACGCTCGGAGAAGTTTCTCGGCGCAGCCCTCAAGGGCTGCCGTGACGACGCGGTCATCGCCACCAAGTTTGCCTCCCCGATGGGCGACGGCCCCATGCAGGTCGGCGGCTCGCGTCGCCATGTCATGCAGGCCGTCGAGGGCAGTCTGCGCCGGCTGCGCACCGACTACATCGACCTCTATCAGATGCACCGTCCGGACCCCAACACGCCCATCGAGGAAACGCTGTCCGCGCTCGATCTCCTCGTCCGCCAGGGCAAGGTGCGCTACATCGGGCACTCCAACTTCGCCGGCTGGCAGATCGCCGCCGCCGCTGCCGCCGCCGAGCGCGCCAACGTCACTCCGTTCCTCTCCGCGCAGAACCACTACAGCCTCCTCGACCGAAGCGTAGAGGCCGAGGTCATCCCCGCCTGCGAGGCATTTGGCTTGTCCCTGCTGCCCTATTTCCCGCTCGCGAGCGGGCTGCTCAGCGGGAAATACCGCCCCGGTGAAGCTGCGCCCGCCGACACCCGGCTGGCTGAAGGCTCCCAGGCCGATCGCTGGCGCACGCCGGCAAACGTCGCCAAGACCGAGCGATTGCGCGCCGTGGCCGACGCCGGCGGACGCACCCTGCTCGAGCTGGCCATGAGCTGGCTCGCCCGCCAGCCGGTCATCGCCTCCGTGATCGCCGGCGCCTCCCGGCCCGAGCACGTCCGGCAGAACGTGGAAACCGTCGGCTGGGCAATGAGTCCGGATGAGCTCGACGCCATCGAAGCGGCGGTGAGTGATCCGTCCGAAGCCTGA
- a CDS encoding phytanoyl-CoA dioxygenase family protein, translating into MTSDSPASPTPDEIYAFQTSGYLVLPGFLTPERVALLTERLELVMERRRRQAEAGAPTNGVTDVEGPNTRIFHILEDDPALLDLIDYAPLMPYIHAFLIRNPHFHASDAIWEVGASDRPPQWHPDGGYLRVLGRPTPMMQLKVGYYLSDMREPGRGNLTLVPGSHRSAAEPSPEQQAGYDTMPGAIQVCGPPGTAFMFHNAVWHTRGPSTDPNASRVMLYYAYEHGFMVGNPEHWSYSKAFYAGLSPERRALFHGFVFDPPERRWS; encoded by the coding sequence ATGACCTCCGACAGCCCCGCGAGTCCAACGCCCGACGAGATCTACGCGTTTCAGACCAGCGGCTACCTGGTGCTGCCGGGTTTCCTCACCCCCGAACGCGTCGCCCTGCTCACCGAACGCCTCGAGTTGGTCATGGAACGCCGCCGGCGCCAGGCCGAAGCCGGCGCGCCGACCAACGGGGTCACCGACGTGGAGGGACCAAACACGCGAATCTTCCACATCCTCGAGGACGACCCGGCGCTGCTGGACCTCATCGACTACGCGCCTCTCATGCCCTACATCCACGCCTTCCTCATCCGCAATCCGCACTTCCACGCCTCGGACGCCATCTGGGAGGTTGGGGCCTCCGACCGCCCGCCGCAGTGGCACCCCGACGGCGGCTATCTGCGCGTGCTCGGTCGGCCCACGCCCATGATGCAGCTCAAGGTCGGCTACTACCTCTCCGATATGCGCGAGCCCGGACGGGGCAATCTCACGCTCGTGCCCGGCTCCCATCGCAGCGCCGCCGAGCCGTCGCCCGAGCAGCAGGCGGGCTACGACACCATGCCCGGCGCCATCCAGGTCTGCGGCCCGCCGGGGACGGCGTTCATGTTCCACAACGCCGTCTGGCACACGCGCGGACCAAGCACCGATCCCAACGCCAGCCGCGTCATGCTCTACTACGCCTACGAGCACGGCTTCATGGTGGGCAACCCCGAGCACTGGAGCTACTCCAAGGCCTTCTACGCCGGCCTGTCTCCAGAGCGCCGCGCGCTGTTCCACGGCTTCGTCTTCGACCCGCCGGAGCGTCGCTGGTCCTGA